The stretch of DNA TCTCGGGCGTGTCCGTGGTGTAGACGTAGCTGGGGATCTCCGGGGCGATCTCGGCGAACATCCGGCCGGCGGCCTGGCCGCCCAGGAACTCCGACCCGGAGTCGAAGGCGTCCGACTCGTAGGCGGGCTTGTACGCCGGGAAGATGCCGAAGCCCTCGTACATCTCGATCTGCATCTCCTTGCTCGCCAGCGTGAACTGCATGTAGTCGAACGCCCGCCGGGCCTTGGCGTCGCTGACCTGGTCGGCGATGACGAGGTTCGACCCGCCCCAGTTGGTCGCGCGGTTGCCGCCCGACTCGTAGGCCGGCGGCCGCATCACGCGCCAGTTACCAGACGTGTCGCCGAGTTCGGCCTTCAGCGTCCCCTCCATCCACGCGCCGCCGTACAGCGAGGCGATCGATCCCTCGCCGAAGCGGTTGAACCACTCGCTGGACCAGGAGGCGACGCTCGAGGTGATGCCGGCGTCGTGGGCCTCCTTCATCTGGCGGGCCACCTGCAGGGACTTGTCGGAGTGGATGTTGACCGCGCCGCTGTCGGTAAAGGGCAGCCCGCCCAGCTGGCGGAACATCATCCGCCACATCCCGTCGTAGTCGTTGGGCGGGAGGTTCATCATCGCGATGTCGTCGGGGAGTTTCTCCCCCTCGGCGATGAACTGGTCCCACGTCTCGATGCTGTCCATATCGAGGCCGTGTTCCTGGACCACGTCGTTGCGGTAGAACGAGCCGACCGGCCCGATGTCCCACGGGAGCGCGTAGGTGCTGCCGTCCTTGGTGAGCGGCCCCCACTTGCCGGAGACGAAGCCGTCCTTGATGCCGGCGTCCTCGATCCAGCCGCTGATGTCCCGGAGCCCGCCGGTGTCGACCCACGCGGCGGCGTCGACGCTCTCCATCGTCGCGATGGCCGGCGCGCCCGACCCCGAGAGCAGCCGCGACTTGAACTTGTCCTTCATGTTCGAGCGGCCGAACTGCTCGACGGTGACGTCGCCGCCGTTTGCCTCCTCGTAGGGGTCGTCGGTCAGGTCCAGCGACTTCGCCGCCACGTCCCAGCTCCAGGCCCGGACGCTCCCGGCCATCTGGGTCCCGCTGGTCGTCGTGCTGCCGCCGTCACCGCCTCCCCCGTCGCCGCCGTCGCCGCCGTCGCTACCACCGCCACCGCCGCCTGACGGGTCGCCGGTGCCACAGCCTGCCAGCCCGGCCATCCCGGCCGCGCTGGCGAGTTTGAGGACGGTACGCCGATCGTAGTTGTGCTGATCCGCCATACAGGTCGTATGTGATTATCCGTTACTTAAGCTCTTTGGTAAGTGAGAGAGACACTGATAGAACCACTCCCGTATTGCGTTTTTGGACGCTATCGGAGGGCATTACTGTCCGGAAATATACGATATCGTATGATTCCTTTAGTTCACCGATAGTGAACGCCTCGGCGGGTCTCGCCGGCGGACCGCACGCGAATCGGCGGTCAGACGTTCCCGAACACCCGCCGAGGCGGGGATTCGGAATCGACGACTTCGGGCCGGCCGCGGGAACGGCGTTCACTGATAGTGTACAGTATTTAAATGGTGGCGGCGCGTACGAGCGACCGATGAGCGACTACCCCGTCGGGGCGACGGCGACGACGTTCGGCGTCGTCGAGGCACTGGTCGAACGCGGCGAGGCGGGCGTCACCGAACTCGCCGACGCGCTCGACATCTCGAAGGGAGCGGCCCACAACCACCTGACGACGCTGACGCGCCTCGGCTTCGCGGTCCGGGAGGACGGCCGCTACCGCCTCAGCGCGGGCTTTCTCGACCTGGGGACCCGCGCCCGGGAGCGACTGACCGTCTACGAGGCGGCCCGCGGGGACGTGCGTCGGCTCGCGCGCGCCAGTGGCGAGGTCGCCAGCCTCGTCGTCGCGGAGGACGGCCGCGCCGCCTACCTCCTCGTCCGCGGGGACGCGGCCGACGAGATCGGCCACCGGGAGGGCCGCCGGACGCCGCTGCACGCCAGCGCCGCCGGGAAGGCGATCCTCGCCCACCTGCCGGACGGCGAGGTGGACGCCTTCCTCGACGAGCACACCCTCACACCCGAGACGGCCCAGACCGTCACCGACGCCGGGGCGTTGCGGGACCAGCTCCAGACCGTCCGCGAGCGAGGGGTCGCCTTCGACCGGGAGGAGCAGACCCCGGGCGTGCGCAGCGTCGCGGCCCCCCTGACCGGCGAGGACGGCACCGCCGTCGGTGCCGTCAGCGTCGCCGGCCCCGTCGACCGGATGAGCGGCAAGCGGCTGGAGGAGGACGTCACCGGACTGATTGTCAGCCGGGCGAACAGTATCTCGGTCGAGAT from Haloarcula litorea encodes:
- a CDS encoding extracellular solute-binding protein; translation: MADQHNYDRRTVLKLASAAGMAGLAGCGTGDPSGGGGGGSDGGDGGDGGGGDGGSTTTSGTQMAGSVRAWSWDVAAKSLDLTDDPYEEANGGDVTVEQFGRSNMKDKFKSRLLSGSGAPAIATMESVDAAAWVDTGGLRDISGWIEDAGIKDGFVSGKWGPLTKDGSTYALPWDIGPVGSFYRNDVVQEHGLDMDSIETWDQFIAEGEKLPDDIAMMNLPPNDYDGMWRMMFRQLGGLPFTDSGAVNIHSDKSLQVARQMKEAHDAGITSSVASWSSEWFNRFGEGSIASLYGGAWMEGTLKAELGDTSGNWRVMRPPAYESGGNRATNWGGSNLVIADQVSDAKARRAFDYMQFTLASKEMQIEMYEGFGIFPAYKPAYESDAFDSGSEFLGGQAAGRMFAEIAPEIPSYVYTTDTPEITKAMNTYLGQMIDGSITPKEAVDQAAQQVAERTDRDLA
- a CDS encoding IclR family transcriptional regulator, whose amino-acid sequence is MSDYPVGATATTFGVVEALVERGEAGVTELADALDISKGAAHNHLTTLTRLGFAVREDGRYRLSAGFLDLGTRARERLTVYEAARGDVRRLARASGEVASLVVAEDGRAAYLLVRGDAADEIGHREGRRTPLHASAAGKAILAHLPDGEVDAFLDEHTLTPETAQTVTDAGALRDQLQTVRERGVAFDREEQTPGVRSVAAPLTGEDGTAVGAVSVAGPVDRMSGKRLEEDVTGLIVSRANSISVEIFSD